From the Candidatus Hydrogenedentota bacterium genome, one window contains:
- a CDS encoding 4Fe-4S binding protein — MIKPLIARMAQGHRTLGYPRETPALSTRYLGLPRIDPAKCAADCGACVDSCPVDAITRVSGRTSLDLGKCLFCGQCVMECPERAIEFSGEHRMAVRERGHLVVDGAGEFKNAGGLDSAMLRIFGRSFRLRQVSAGGCNACEADTNVLNTLAYDLSRFGIQFVASPRHADGLLVTGPVTRNMETALRKTYDAVPDPKVVIATGACAVSGGMFSGHGEVFSGAGDILPVDLFIPGCP, encoded by the coding sequence ATGATCAAACCACTCATAGCGCGGATGGCCCAGGGGCACCGCACGCTCGGATATCCCCGGGAGACGCCGGCCCTTTCAACCCGGTATCTGGGACTGCCCCGCATTGACCCCGCAAAATGCGCGGCGGACTGCGGCGCATGTGTTGATTCCTGCCCCGTGGACGCAATCACCAGGGTTTCCGGCAGGACCTCCCTTGATCTTGGGAAGTGCCTTTTTTGCGGCCAGTGCGTCATGGAATGCCCGGAGCGTGCCATAGAATTCTCCGGGGAGCACCGGATGGCCGTCCGGGAGCGGGGGCATCTCGTGGTGGACGGCGCCGGTGAGTTTAAGAATGCCGGGGGGCTCGACTCGGCGATGCTCAGGATTTTCGGGCGCTCGTTCCGTCTGCGGCAGGTGAGCGCGGGGGGGTGCAACGCCTGCGAGGCCGACACCAACGTGCTGAACACCCTCGCCTATGACCTGTCCCGCTTCGGCATACAGTTCGTCGCGTCGCCCCGCCATGCGGACGGGCTGCTGGTCACCGGACCGGTCACCAGGAACATGGAAACGGCGCTCAGGAAAACCTATGACGCCGTCCCAGACCCGAAAGTGGTGATAGCAACGGGCGCGTGCGCCGTCTCGGGCGGGATGTTCTCAGGCCATGGGGAGGTTTTCAGCGGCGCGGGTGATATTCTTCCCGTGGACCTTTTCATTCCGGGCTGTCC